A DNA window from Hevea brasiliensis isolate MT/VB/25A 57/8 chromosome 2, ASM3005281v1, whole genome shotgun sequence contains the following coding sequences:
- the LOC110640768 gene encoding probable xyloglucan galactosyltransferase GT14 has translation MLSLCFFFFFFSVHFSGRLRFLLSLTLYQAQIVCFDSIKPAFRTYQEKMEKAITRNCCNNQLWLVILVSFVFCFVLFCFDYSALNGTQERVAILVSNYENSISTHKSKSLQVPENLNETSITPLKTDYVKDSCLGRYIYIHHLPSRFNEELLENCESITRGTEHNMCPYLVNYALGHDVENSQGILLNKSWYSTNQFLLEVIFHYRIKKYNCLTNDSSLASAIYVPFYAGLDVSRYLWGVKTSVRDQSASDLVKWLVEKPEWKKMLGRDHFLVAGRIAWDFRRKTNNESDWGSKLRFLPESNNMSMLAIESSSWNNDYAIPYPTCFHPSKDSEVFQWQDRMRRQKRPYLFSFAGAPRPDLQESVRGKIIEECLASKNLCKLLECDYGVNGAINCDNPVNVMRLFQNSVYCLQPRGDSYTRRSIFDSILAGCIPVFFHPGTAYAQYKWHLPKNYSKYSVYIPVRDVKDWKAGINETLLGIPQDRVLALREEVIKLIPRIIYADPRSKMETSEDAFDLAVKGILERIERVRGKIREGKDPSIGFAEGDDSKYTFSGYVGET, from the coding sequence ATGCtttctctttgttttttttttttttttttctctgttcACTTCTCTGGGAGGTTGAGATTCTTGCTTTCTCTTACACTTTACCAAGcgcaaattgtgtgttttgattcaATAAAACCAGCATTTCGCACTTATCAAGAGAAAATGGAGAAGGCAATCACCAGAAATTGCTGCAACAATCAACTCTGGTTGGTCATTCTTGTCTCCTTTGTTTTCTGCTTTGTATTGTTTTGCTTTGATTATTCAGCCCTAAATGGAACCCAAGAAAGGGTTGCTATTTTAGTCAGTAATTATGAAAATTCAATCTCCACCCACAAATCCAAATCCCTCCAGGTCCCTGAAAATCTCAATGAAACCTCTATTACACCCTTGAAAACTGATTATGTTAAGGATTCTTGTTTGGGTCGATACATTTATATTCATCATCTTCCTAGCAGATTCAACGAGGAATTGCTCGAGAATTGTGAGTCAATCACCAGAGGGACTGAGCATAATATGTGTCCTTACTTGGTTAATTATGCTTTGGGTCATGACGTAGAAAATTCTCAAGGAATTTTGTTAAACAAGAGTTGGTACTCCACCAATCAATTCTTGTTAGAAGTTATTTTCCACTACAGAATAAAGAAATACAACTGCTTGACGAATGATTCTTCCCTTGCCTCAGCTATTTATGTTCCATTTTATGCGGGTCTTGATGTTAGCAGATAtctttggggtgttaaaacatcAGTGAGAGATCAATCTGCTTCTGATCTAGTCAAGTGGCTTGTTGAAAAGCCTGAGTGGAAGAAAATGTTGGGTAGGGACCATTTCTTGGTCGCAGGGAGGATTGCTTGGGATTTTAGAAGGAAAACTAATAATGAATCTGATTGGGGTAGCAAACTTAGGTTCTTGCCAGAATCTAATAACATGTCAATGTTGGCAATTGAGTCTAGTTCTTGGAACAATGATTATGCTATACCATATCCAACTTGTTTTCATCCCTCAAAAGACAGTGAAGTGTTTCAATGGCAAGATAGGATGAGAAGACAAAAAAGGCCATACTTGTTTTCTTTTGCTGGCGCTCCAAGGCCTGATCTTCAAGAGTCTGTTCGAGGAAAGATTATTGAAGAATGCCTAGCTTCAAAGAATTTGTGCAAGTTGTTAGAGTGTGATTATGGTGTTAATGGTGCTATTAATTGTGATAATCCAGTGAATGTGATGAGGCTGTTTCAGAATTCAGTTTATTGCTTGCAGCCTAGAGGGGATTCATACACTAGGCGATCCATATTCGATTCAATTTTGGCAGGGTGCATTCCAGTTTTCTTTCATCCAGGTACTGCCTATGCACAATATAAGTGGCATTTACCAAAGAATTATAGTAAATATTCTGTATATATACCTGTGAGAGATGTTAAAGATTGGAAAGCTGGCATAAACGAGACATTACTTGGAATACCACAGGATAGAGTATTGGCCCTGAGAGAGGAGGTTATAAAGCTGATTCCAAGGATTatatatgcagaccccaggtctaAAATGGAAACCTCTGAAGATGCATTTGATTTAGCAGTTAAGGGAATTCTTGAGAGAATAGAGAGAGTTAGGGGGAAAATTAGGGAGGGAAAGGATCCTAGCATTGGTTTTGCAGAAGGGGATGATTCCAAGTATACTTTTTCTGGGTATGTAGGAGAAACTTGA